AAAGAAAAACGAAAGAGGAGACCCAAGTCCTTCTCAGGCCCCCGCCTGTGGCCAAGCCCCTCCTCCTAAATCAAAAACTCGGGTCTCCCTTTTTTTATTTTTTTAAATTTTCCCTTTTTTCCTTGACACTGATTCCTTTCTAAGTTATATTTAACCGAAGTCTGGTTAGATTGGTAATAAAGATAAATGGGTAAAGACCTGAAAGATAGGGGGTTTTTATCCTATCTTTTGTTTATTAAGAGGCCCTTGTAGCTCAGACGGTAGAGCACGTCCTTGGTAAGGACGGGGTCAGCGGTTCAAGTCCGCTCGAGGGCTCGGAAGTTAAAGCATAGTATGATTGAATGCTTAATCAGGAGGTGAAAGATGGCTAAAGAGAAGTTTGAACGGACAAAGCCGCATGTAAATATTGGAACAATAGGACACGTTGATCACGGTAAGACAACGTTAACATCAGCTATAACATCTATTCTTGCTCAGTTAGGTTTGGCGGAACAGAAGAAGTATGAAGATATAGATAATGCACCTGAGGAGAAGGAGCGTGGATTAACAATCAATATAGCACATGTCGAATATCAGACAGAGGCGCGTCATTACGCGCATATAGACTGTCCCGGACATGCTGACTATATCAAAAACATGATCACAGGAGCTGCTCAGATGGATGGAGCCATACTTGTGGTTTCGGCGGCAGACGGGCCTATGCCTCAGACAAGAGAGCATATACTTCTGGCGCGTCAGGTAAATGTACCTGCAATAGTTGTATTTTTAAATAAGACAGACCAGGTAGACGATGAAGAGTTAATAGATTTAGTTGAGCTTGAAGTAAGAGAGCTGCTTTCAAAATATGAGTTCCCCGGTGATGAGATACCTGTTATAAGAGGCAGCGCTCTTCAGGCCGGTGAGTGTGCTTGCGGTAAAGAAGATTGCGGGAAGTGTAAACCGATCTTTGAACTGATGAAAGCAGTAGATGATTATATCCCTACGCCGAAGAGAGACGTGGATAAACCGTTTTTGATGGCGGTTGAGGATGTCTTTACAATAACAGGGCGCGGGACAGTCTCAACAGGAAGAGTAGAGCGCGGAAAGATCTTATCAGGTTCCGAGGTAGAGCTTGTAGGCTTACGCGATACACGTAAGACTGTCGTAACATCAGTTGAGATGTTTAGAAAGATTCTTGATGAAGCAATGGCAGGAGATAATGTAGGGCTGCTCTTAAGAGGAGTAGAGAAAGATGATATAGAGAGAGGTATGGTTATAGCCCAGCCTGGAAGTATCACACCTCATAAGAGATTCAAATCTCAGGTATATATCTTAGCCAAAGAGGAGGGCGGCCGTCATACCCCGTTCTTTAACGGTTATCGTCCGCAGTTC
This window of the Candidatus Kaelpia imicola genome carries:
- the tuf gene encoding elongation factor Tu, whose product is MAKEKFERTKPHVNIGTIGHVDHGKTTLTSAITSILAQLGLAEQKKYEDIDNAPEEKERGLTINIAHVEYQTEARHYAHIDCPGHADYIKNMITGAAQMDGAILVVSAADGPMPQTREHILLARQVNVPAIVVFLNKTDQVDDEELIDLVELEVRELLSKYEFPGDEIPVIRGSALQAGECACGKEDCGKCKPIFELMKAVDDYIPTPKRDVDKPFLMAVEDVFTITGRGTVSTGRVERGKILSGSEVELVGLRDTRKTVVTSVEMFRKILDEAMAGDNVGLLLRGVEKDDIERGMVIAQPGSITPHKRFKSQVYILAKEEGGRHTPFFNGYRPQFYFRTTDVTGVAALPKGVEMVMPGDNVEFVIELIKPVALEKELRFAIREGGRTVGAGVVSEII